ATACTTAATAAAATTCCTGGATCCCAGACGGCTTTGTTGCATCGCTAGCTATGATGGATTAAAGATAAAAAAGATGGAGAATATCAGTAGCTTATTATTCTGGTATTTATAACAAGAACGGTCAGTGAATACCTAAATTTGAGTAAAAGAAATTTCACTACCACTCACTAATCCGGCTAAAATTCAAGAATTTCAATGCTTTAGCTATTTTCAATAGAATTAAGTTTATTAATATAAATAATAAATTACTATTCTTAAATTTGATCAGGTTGATTGCAAAAAAACAAGATTTTCAATAGGTTGCTTATAATCCTAGCTATAGTTAGCCTTTCATAAGTAGCGATGCAACAAAGCCATCCCAGACTGGGATGACACCCTTCTGGTAGACAATGTTCGTACAGTTGTGGATTCATTCGCGGTATAAATTCCGCTAACTAGTAGCGGAATGACGGTTTTTCAAATTGTAGGTAAACCTAAGCCACTTTAGCTATAACATCTTTAGCAATGTCTTCATAAATCTCTGCCAAATCTTCACTTAGCATTAAAGGATTTCCACAATCAGAAGCATGACATATTTGTGGATCCAGAGGAATCCTGCCTAATAGTTTGATGCCCAGCTCCTCAGACATTCTTTTTGCGCCGTCTTTTCCAAATATGTATATTTCTGAGCCGCTTTGAGTAAAATAGCTCATGTTTTCCACAATGCCAATAATCGGTATACTGAGCTTTTTAAGCATATCATAAATTTTGCGAGCATCGATTAAAGAGAGCTCCTGTGGAGTTGAAACTATTATCGCCCCGGTTAAGTTAAAATTTTCCATAAGACTTAAATGCACATCGCCAGTTCCAGGTGGTGTATCAACTATCAAATACTCTATATCGGACCATTTTGTTCCCATGAGCAGATTATAAAGTGCTTTTGTGATCATAGGTCCGCGCCATATTGCTGCACGATCCTTGTCAACAAAATAGCCGATTGAAATAGTATGCAGTCCATACCTTTCTATAGGTATTGCTTTTCCACCCTGTATTTCTGGCTTTAATTTTTCAGTGCTAAGCATTTTAGGAATTGAAGGACCATATATATCTGCATCAACCAGCGCAACTTTATGTTTCAACTTTGCTAATGAGAGAGCAAGATTTAGCGCAACTGTGGACTTGCCCACACCGCCTTTACCAGAGGCCACAACGATTATATTTTTCACTCCTTCGATATGTAATTTAGCTTTTTGTTGCCCAGTTTGTTTTTGACAAGTAGCAACCACGATCACTTTTGTCACCCCCGGTATAGCTTTAACAGCTTGCTCACAATTTCTTCTTAATTCTTCGTTTGCTTGCGTGTTACCGGCAACTTCAAGCGCAAAACCAATGTCCCCGCCTTTAATAATGATTGAGGATATTATGCCAAGAGCGATCACATCTTTACCGCTTTTTTGCTCTATGACTTTTTTTAAGTTCTCTCTTACAATTTCTTCGTTGATCATTAGACCTCTTACATAGCAGATCCCAGTGCGGAACATTTGTTTCGGAAACAGTATGTTAAATGTTATAGCAGGTTTTGCCTAGAACACAAGCCAAGTACTGGTTCACTTTATGACAGTATCATGAAAGTAGCCTCTTTCTTGTCATCCAAGTAGCCCCTTCTCCTGTCATCCAAGTAGCTTGACACTGGTTTACTTTATGATGATGTCATGAAAGTAGCTGACACTGGTTCTTTTTTTCTAGATCCCAGTGGGCTTTGTTGCATCGCTAGCTATGATGGATTAAAGATAAAAAAGATGGAGAATATCAGTAGCTTATTATTCTGGTATTTATAACAAGAACGGTCAGTGAATACCTAAATTTGAGTAAAAGAAATTTCACTACCACTCACTAATCC
This genomic interval from Wolbachia endosymbiont (group A) of Rhinocyllus conicus contains the following:
- a CDS encoding Mrp/NBP35 family ATP-binding protein, producing MINEEIVRENLKKVIEQKSGKDVIALGIISSIIIKGGDIGFALEVAGNTQANEELRRNCEQAVKAIPGVTKVIVVATCQKQTGQQKAKLHIEGVKNIIVVASGKGGVGKSTVALNLALSLAKLKHKVALVDADIYGPSIPKMLSTEKLKPEIQGGKAIPIERYGLHTISIGYFVDKDRAAIWRGPMITKALYNLLMGTKWSDIEYLIVDTPPGTGDVHLSLMENFNLTGAIIVSTPQELSLIDARKIYDMLKKLSIPIIGIVENMSYFTQSGSEIYIFGKDGAKRMSEELGIKLLGRIPLDPQICHASDCGNPLMLSEDLAEIYEDIAKDVIAKVA